Proteins from a genomic interval of Zingiber officinale cultivar Zhangliang chromosome 1B, Zo_v1.1, whole genome shotgun sequence:
- the LOC122041427 gene encoding GDSL esterase/lipase At1g28600-like: MASSSFSFFQILSATTTLLLLLEAHQASSCFSAIFSFGDSLQDTGNFAHTFFNTALSNPPYGTTYFHKGTGRYCDGRIILDFIAESLGLPFVPPFLAGGDFSKGANFAFGGAVAVKSDPNWNHTLPDQIEWFQKFVQTDPLFRDPNFLANSLIVMGEIGGNDYNSGLSKGLPYDQLIQIVPPVVQAIGSAITYRSDKPSDYDKNGCLIWMNNFSEYHSSNLQTELDRLKGQFPTVTIAYADYLNSGIRMFSNQAQFGITVPFTACCGGNGYPCNATGPVCPNPLNYASWEGFHPTEATHHAISDGIIRGPYAIPFLSQKC, encoded by the exons ATGGCTTCTTCTTCGTTCTCGTTTTTTCAGATCTTGTCAGCAACCACCACCCTTCTTTTGTTGCTGGAAGCCCACCAGGCAAGCAGCTGCTTCTCCGCCATATTTAGCTTCGGCGACTCGCTGCAGGACACTGGCAACTTCGCGCACACCTTCTTCAACACTGCCCTCTCAAATCCGCCGTATGGAACCACCTACTTCCACAAGGGCACCGGTCGCTACTGCGACGGCAGAATCATCCTAGATTTCATCG CGGAAAGTCTTGGGTTACCGTTCGTGCCGCCCTTCCTTGCCGGAGGAGACTTCTCCAAGGGAGCGAACTTTGCCTTCGGAGGGGCGGTCGCAGTGAAAAGTGACCCGAATTGGAACCATACTTTGCCCGATCAAATTGAATGGTTCCAAAAATTTGTCCAAACAGATCCATTATTCAGAG ACCCCAACTTTTTGGCCAATTCGTTGATCGTGATGGGGGAGATTGGTGGCAACGACTACAACTCGGGACTCAGCAAGGGACTGCCTTATGATCAACTCATTCAAATTGTGCCCCCCGTTGTTCAAGCCATAGGCTCTGCCATCACG TATCGTAGTGACAAGCCAAGCGACTATGACAAGAATGGCTGCCTCATATGGATGAACAATTTCTCTGAGTACCATAGCAGCAACTTGCAAACCGAGCTAGACAGACTTAAAGGACAATTTCCTACTGTTACCATCGCCTATGCAGATTACCTCAACTCTGGCATCAGGATGTTCTCCAACCAAGCCCAATTcg GTATCACTGTGCCATTTACTGCTTGCTGTGGAGGAAATGGGTATCCGTGCAACGCGACTGGACCGGTGTGTCCTAATCCACTAAACTATGCCTCTTGGGAGGGATTTCACCCAACGGAGGCGACACACCATGCCATTTCGGATGGCATCATCAGAGGACCATACGCCATCCCTTTCTTGTCGCAAAAATGCTAA